The sequence below is a genomic window from Acidilobus saccharovorans 345-15.
GAGGACAACTAGAGGGGGAGCCTATTGGCAAAGCTGCAAGTTAGGTGGTTCAAAAGGAGGACGCTGACAATAGGCCCAGTGGAGCTTGAGGTGATGAACCCAGTCGCCGATGACACAATAGAGGTCAGCGGCAACGTCCTGGACTCGATGCTTACTGAGGCCGACAAGTTAATGAGGAACAGGAAGGGGGACTTCGTCATAATCGTTGGTGAGACGCCCGAGACCAAGTACGTCATTGGCGAGGGGGTCAGGGACAGAGCGGGAACCAGGCAGCTGAGCGCCCTGCCCAGGAGGCTCCTGAAGCTCGCGGTTATAAGGCTAGGCTCCCTCTCCTCAGTTCAAACAGAGGGCATGGCAAAGTTCTCCCTGAGCTCGCTGGAGTGGTACGACGCCCCGCCAGACACCTACATATTCGACGGGCCGCTCAAGGCAGAGGACGACGTTGAGTACGTCGTGCTCCAGCTGGAGGACGGGATCAGGATTGTAAGGGCCCCGAGGCTCGCGAGGCTCCTGCTATCCTTGAGGCCTCCTGTCTCACAAGATCAAGGATCTCAGGGTGATGAGAGCGAAGAAGGTGAAGGTAGTAGCCCCGAGGAGTGAAGGATCCCCTCCTCTCATTGCAGAGGGCGCAGGTGAGAACCCCATCCTTAAGGCTCCTCAGCCTCATGCCGACAAGCTTTACAGCCTCGGCGTAGTGGCCTGAAAGGATTCCGAGCTCGGCGCTCTCGGGGCTCTCAAGGCCGCTGGCTATTTTGGCCACATGTTCAACTATAACGTATTCTAATAGCTCTGAGCTCCTCCTGGACAACTTGCCTCAAGGTAATATCACACTTTGACGGTTAAAAGCGAGGGGGAACATTGGGTCAAGCCTTAGCCTGCTGACCCCTGGGCGAAACTGAGCCTTCAAGCCAGGAGAGGTACTCCGGAAGCCCCCTCTCAACCCTGAGCGCCAGGACCTCAGGCACCTTATACGGGTGGACCCTCCTTATGAGCTCCTCAAGCCTGTCGTAGGCCTCCTCCGTGGTCTTTATTATAAGCAGGTCCTCCTCAGCCTCCTC
It includes:
- the cutA gene encoding divalent-cation tolerance protein CutA, translated to MAALVVLVTAPKGDGTRIAKELLDGKVAACVNVIPGVHSSYWWEGKVEEAEEDLLIIKTTEEAYDRLEELIRRVHPYKVPEVLALRVERGLPEYLSWLEGSVSPRGQQAKA